In Desulfuromonas sp. KJ2020, a single window of DNA contains:
- a CDS encoding C40 family peptidase, with the protein MLVILGILAGCMPDRTGVPPSLAPSAADDPIAGMLGGLHPAALGSMGYSIQVGAFASLENAVRLEATLTAQGVDAYYFRDESGLYKVRFGNHDHYDTARREAERLHNLTIIQDFFIVIPEDYAHSRIQRSGQGDLGTELVKTARRFIGVPYRWGGEDRNNGFDCSGLTMVCYRLNGLNLPRNSRSQYQAGTSVQQHALAQGDLVFFATQGGTRVTHVGLYIGNGKFIHAPRTGKTVRIENLSNRFFARTYVGGRRYF; encoded by the coding sequence TTGCTAGTCATCTTGGGCATTCTGGCCGGGTGCATGCCGGATCGCACGGGCGTGCCCCCAAGCCTTGCCCCCTCGGCAGCGGATGATCCGATCGCCGGCATGCTGGGCGGGCTCCACCCTGCCGCCTTGGGATCCATGGGCTACAGCATCCAGGTTGGCGCCTTTGCCAGTCTGGAAAATGCCGTACGTTTGGAAGCAACCCTGACCGCCCAGGGGGTTGACGCCTACTACTTCCGTGACGAGTCGGGCTTATACAAGGTCCGCTTCGGCAATCACGACCACTATGACACTGCCCGCCGCGAAGCCGAGCGCCTGCATAACCTCACCATCATCCAGGATTTCTTCATCGTCATACCGGAAGACTATGCCCACAGTCGCATCCAGCGCAGCGGCCAGGGCGACCTGGGGACCGAATTGGTTAAAACGGCCCGTCGTTTTATCGGTGTCCCCTATCGGTGGGGTGGCGAGGATCGGAACAATGGCTTCGACTGCAGCGGTCTGACCATGGTCTGTTATCGCCTGAACGGTCTCAACCTGCCCCGCAACTCACGCAGCCAATATCAGGCGGGGACATCCGTACAGCAGCACGCGCTCGCCCAAGGGGACCTGGTCTTTTTCGCCACCCAGGGAGGCACGCGGGTCACTCATGTGGGGCTTTACATCGGCAATGGAAAGTTCATCCACGCTCCCCGCACCGGCAAGACCGTTCGCATCGAGAACCTATCCAACCGCTTCTTTGCCCGCACCTACGTGGGAGGACGCCGTTATTTCTGA
- a CDS encoding DUF294 nucleotidyltransferase-like domain-containing protein, whose product MPEANVFFLPIAAFCQREVVSCPPDEALVNAVGVMRKKNISSIVVTADEAPVGIVTDRDLRNKVVSRGVDPNALSVAEIMSSPLIVIGEDELLFEALYRMSRHGIHRLGVVDAGGRLVGILTDSDILRLQTRSPHKMVRDIELAESLDDLRRLRTRINELVVHLTGTGVKTPDLVRLIAQLNDQLLLRLIALLRRDRFADLPSEFAFIVLGSEGRHEQTLATDQDNAIVYADHLSGDQVRQLEEFSQVLIDALIETGVPPCPGGIMAKNPPWRRSLRGWQQELDSWLGNISSENILKGSMFFDLRTLYGDPSLEKALKEHIFGNIRKNEVFLARAALNVQGFRPPLGWFGRIKTETKGPHQGLVDVKKAGIFAITEGVKILSLQAGILDGGTRDRINALVDAGVLEPRMAGDLEASFNYLVFQRLRGQVAAISRGETPTNHISLEELNRMERGRFRLALEEVKKFLESLRLRFRVDLLR is encoded by the coding sequence ATGCCTGAGGCCAATGTTTTCTTCCTGCCCATCGCGGCTTTCTGCCAACGCGAAGTGGTGTCCTGTCCGCCCGATGAAGCGCTGGTGAACGCCGTTGGCGTCATGAGGAAGAAGAACATCTCGAGCATTGTGGTGACGGCCGACGAGGCGCCCGTAGGGATCGTGACGGATCGGGATTTGCGCAACAAGGTCGTCTCGCGCGGCGTGGATCCGAACGCGCTCTCGGTGGCCGAGATCATGAGCAGCCCGTTAATCGTGATCGGCGAGGATGAGCTGCTCTTCGAAGCGCTCTATCGCATGTCCCGCCACGGCATCCATCGGTTGGGGGTGGTGGATGCCGGCGGCCGCCTGGTTGGCATTCTCACCGACTCGGACATCCTGCGATTGCAGACCCGTTCTCCCCATAAAATGGTGCGCGACATTGAGCTGGCCGAAAGTCTGGATGATCTGCGTCGTTTGCGAACCCGCATCAATGAACTGGTCGTTCATCTCACCGGCACCGGGGTGAAAACTCCGGACCTGGTGCGGCTCATCGCCCAGCTCAACGATCAGCTGCTGCTGCGCCTCATCGCCTTGCTGCGCCGGGATCGATTTGCCGATCTTCCGTCGGAATTTGCCTTCATCGTCCTTGGCAGCGAAGGGCGGCACGAACAAACCCTGGCCACGGACCAGGACAACGCCATCGTCTACGCCGATCATCTGTCCGGCGACCAGGTGCGGCAGCTTGAGGAGTTCTCCCAGGTTCTTATCGACGCCCTTATCGAGACCGGGGTGCCGCCCTGTCCCGGCGGGATCATGGCCAAGAATCCCCCCTGGCGTCGGAGCTTGCGGGGCTGGCAACAGGAACTCGACAGCTGGCTGGGCAACATCAGCTCGGAAAACATTCTCAAGGGGAGCATGTTTTTCGACCTGCGCACCCTCTACGGCGATCCCTCTTTGGAAAAGGCTCTAAAGGAGCACATCTTCGGCAATATCCGCAAAAATGAAGTCTTTCTGGCGCGGGCCGCGCTGAACGTGCAGGGGTTCCGTCCTCCCCTGGGATGGTTCGGCCGGATCAAGACAGAAACGAAAGGGCCCCATCAAGGGCTGGTGGATGTGAAAAAAGCCGGAATTTTTGCCATCACCGAGGGGGTGAAAATTCTGTCCCTGCAGGCCGGGATACTCGATGGTGGCACGCGCGACCGCATCAACGCGCTGGTCGACGCCGGCGTGCTCGAACCCAGGATGGCCGGCGATCTCGAGGCCAGCTTCAACTACCTTGTCTTCCAACGGCTCCGCGGGCAGGTCGCGGCGATCAGCCGGGGGGAGACCCCGACCAACCACATCTCCCTGGAGGAGCTCAACCGCATGGAGCGCGGCCGCTTCCGTCTGGCCCTGGAGGAAGTCAAAAAATTCCTGGAATCTCTTCGCCTGCGTTTTCGCGTCGACCTGCTGCGTTGA
- the acnB gene encoding bifunctional aconitate hydratase 2/2-methylisocitrate dehydratase: MIDAYLKHEAERNAQGIPALPLNPEQTQQLCELLQNPPAGKEDFLKHLFTERISPGVDPAAEVKADFLEKVLKGQAKTPLFDKKEAVRILGTMMGGYNVKPLVDALKDADLADEAAKALSGITLVYDAFDEVAALAKSNAAAKKVLESWAKAEWFTNKPAMPETIKVKVFKVDGEINTDDFSPAGDAWSRPDIPLHALAMGKTRFPGGLETIAKFREEGFQVAFVGDVVGTGSSRKSACNSVLWHIGNEIPAVPNKKTGGVIIGSVIAPIFFNTAQDSGALPLKMDVTEMNTGDVIVINTKKGEVTDEAGKVITTFEITPNTVPDEFRAGGRIPLIIGRSLTAKARAALGMPESDIFTQPVNPVPKSGQGYSLAQKMVGKACGVEGILPGTACEPKMTTVGSQDTTGPMTADELKELACLKFQSPMFMQSFCHTAAYPKPADVKMHKTLPQFIAERAGVALRPGDGVIHSWLNRLLLPDTVGTGGDSHTRFPIGISFPAGSGLVAFAGAMGFMPLDMPESVLVRFKGKFNPGITLRDAVNAIPYWAIKQGLLTVPKKNKKNIFNGRILEMEGLPELSVEQAFELTDAAAERSAAAGCIQLSEDSVCAYLRSNVALMKKMIEEGYQDPQTLQNRIDAVNEWLKNPKLLKADANAEYAAVIEIDLAEITEPILACPNDPDDVKLLSEVAGTPIQDVFLGSCMTNIGHFRAAAEIWRGQKFNPAVRTWICPPTRMDQQQLKDEALFSIYSAIGARIEIAGCSLCMGNQARVPDGVNMFSTSTRNFDDRIGNGAKVYLGSAELGAVTSNLGKLPTPAEYLAVYQEKVAPKADQVYKYLQFDEMEGYGK, encoded by the coding sequence ATGATCGACGCTTATCTGAAGCACGAAGCCGAGCGGAATGCCCAAGGCATCCCCGCGCTTCCCCTGAATCCCGAGCAGACGCAACAATTGTGCGAGTTGCTGCAAAACCCACCGGCTGGTAAAGAGGATTTTCTCAAACACCTCTTCACCGAGCGGATTTCTCCCGGTGTCGACCCCGCGGCCGAAGTTAAGGCGGACTTTTTGGAAAAAGTTCTGAAAGGACAAGCCAAGACTCCTCTGTTCGATAAAAAAGAGGCCGTACGTATTCTCGGCACCATGATGGGCGGATACAACGTCAAGCCTCTCGTCGATGCGCTTAAAGACGCCGATTTGGCGGACGAAGCGGCCAAGGCTTTGTCCGGCATCACCCTGGTGTATGATGCCTTTGATGAAGTTGCCGCCCTGGCCAAGTCCAATGCCGCGGCCAAAAAGGTGCTGGAATCCTGGGCCAAAGCCGAGTGGTTTACCAACAAACCGGCCATGCCCGAAACCATCAAGGTTAAAGTTTTCAAAGTCGACGGCGAGATCAATACCGATGACTTTTCGCCTGCCGGCGACGCCTGGAGCCGTCCCGACATCCCTCTCCATGCTCTGGCTATGGGTAAGACCCGCTTTCCTGGCGGGTTGGAGACCATCGCCAAGTTCCGTGAAGAAGGTTTCCAGGTGGCTTTTGTCGGTGACGTGGTGGGTACCGGCTCCTCCCGTAAATCCGCCTGTAACAGTGTCCTCTGGCATATCGGCAACGAAATCCCCGCCGTGCCCAACAAGAAGACCGGCGGTGTCATCATCGGCAGCGTTATTGCGCCGATCTTCTTTAACACAGCCCAGGATTCCGGCGCCCTGCCGCTGAAGATGGACGTGACGGAGATGAACACCGGCGACGTCATTGTCATCAATACCAAAAAGGGTGAAGTGACTGACGAGGCGGGCAAAGTCATCACGACCTTTGAGATCACGCCCAACACGGTGCCTGATGAGTTCCGCGCCGGCGGCCGTATTCCCCTGATCATCGGTCGCAGTCTGACCGCCAAGGCCCGGGCCGCCCTCGGCATGCCCGAATCCGACATTTTCACCCAGCCCGTGAATCCCGTGCCCAAGTCCGGCCAAGGCTACTCGCTGGCCCAGAAGATGGTCGGCAAGGCCTGCGGCGTCGAAGGCATTCTGCCCGGCACCGCCTGCGAGCCCAAGATGACCACCGTCGGCTCCCAGGACACCACCGGTCCCATGACGGCCGACGAACTCAAGGAACTGGCCTGCCTCAAGTTCCAGTCTCCGATGTTCATGCAGTCCTTTTGCCACACCGCCGCTTATCCCAAGCCGGCGGATGTGAAGATGCACAAGACCCTACCTCAGTTCATTGCCGAGCGTGCCGGCGTTGCCCTGCGCCCGGGTGACGGCGTCATTCACAGCTGGCTGAACCGTCTGTTGCTGCCCGACACTGTCGGTACCGGCGGTGACTCCCATACCCGCTTCCCCATTGGCATCAGCTTTCCAGCCGGTTCCGGCCTGGTCGCTTTCGCGGGCGCCATGGGCTTCATGCCCCTGGATATGCCTGAGTCGGTGCTGGTCCGTTTCAAGGGCAAGTTCAATCCTGGCATCACCCTGCGTGACGCAGTCAATGCCATCCCTTACTGGGCCATCAAGCAGGGCCTGCTGACTGTGCCCAAGAAGAACAAGAAGAACATCTTCAATGGCCGTATTCTCGAGATGGAAGGTCTGCCCGAGCTCTCCGTTGAGCAGGCTTTCGAACTGACCGACGCCGCCGCCGAGCGCTCCGCCGCTGCCGGTTGTATCCAGCTTTCGGAAGATTCCGTTTGCGCTTACCTGCGTTCCAACGTGGCCCTGATGAAGAAGATGATCGAAGAAGGCTACCAGGATCCGCAGACTCTGCAGAACCGCATCGACGCCGTCAACGAGTGGCTGAAGAATCCCAAGCTGCTCAAGGCTGACGCCAATGCTGAATATGCTGCCGTTATCGAGATCGACCTGGCCGAGATCACCGAGCCGATTCTGGCCTGCCCCAACGACCCGGATGATGTCAAGCTTCTCTCCGAAGTGGCGGGAACGCCGATTCAGGACGTCTTCCTCGGCTCCTGCATGACCAATATCGGTCACTTCCGCGCCGCCGCCGAGATCTGGCGGGGCCAGAAGTTCAACCCTGCCGTCCGCACCTGGATCTGCCCGCCGACCCGCATGGATCAGCAGCAGCTCAAGGACGAGGCGCTCTTCTCGATTTACAGCGCCATTGGCGCCCGCATCGAGATCGCTGGCTGCTCCCTGTGCATGGGCAACCAGGCCCGGGTACCCGATGGGGTGAACATGTTCTCCACCTCGACCCGTAACTTTGATGATCGCATCGGCAACGGCGCCAAGGTTTACCTGGGCAGCGCCGAACTTGGCGCCGTGACCAGCAACCTGGGCAAGCTCCCCACGCCGGCTGAGTATCTGGCCGTCTACCAGGAGAAGGTCGCGCCCAAGGCTGATCAGGTCTACAAATACCTGCAGTTTGACGAAATGGAAGGATACGGCAAGTAA
- a CDS encoding 2-oxoacid:acceptor oxidoreductase family protein, whose amino-acid sequence MSERFEIRFSGAGGQGLITAGIILAEAASIIEGKHAVQSQSYGPEARGGASKSEVIISDGPIDYPKATIVDACLAMTQESADKYANGIKAGGVLLLDSDFVKNEPQGDFKIYKFPITRTAKEDLGREIVANVVALGAMIALTGAVSREAGEKAVLARVPEAFLDLNKKAYALGYEKVKELMK is encoded by the coding sequence ATGTCTGAAAGATTTGAAATTCGATTTTCCGGCGCCGGTGGTCAGGGGCTGATCACCGCCGGTATCATTCTGGCTGAAGCGGCCTCCATCATCGAAGGCAAGCACGCCGTTCAGTCTCAGAGCTATGGTCCGGAAGCCCGCGGTGGCGCTTCCAAGTCCGAGGTTATTATCTCCGACGGACCTATTGACTACCCCAAGGCGACCATCGTCGATGCCTGCCTGGCCATGACGCAGGAGTCTGCCGACAAGTACGCCAATGGCATCAAGGCCGGCGGAGTTCTGCTGCTTGACTCGGACTTTGTCAAAAACGAGCCCCAAGGGGATTTCAAGATTTACAAATTCCCCATTACTCGTACTGCCAAAGAGGATCTTGGCCGTGAAATCGTCGCCAACGTGGTTGCCCTCGGCGCCATGATCGCCCTGACGGGCGCTGTCTCCCGTGAGGCTGGCGAAAAAGCCGTTCTGGCCCGTGTACCTGAAGCTTTCCTCGACCTCAACAAGAAGGCCTATGCGCTCGGCTACGAAAAAGTCAAAGAACTCATGAAGTAA
- a CDS encoding peptidylprolyl isomerase: protein METSLGEIILELDVEKAPITVENFIAYARAGHYDGTIFHRVIKNFMVQGGGLTPDMQEKPTRAPIVNEAQNKLKNKTGTIAMARTQEVNSATAQFFINTEDNKFLDNAGTDPDNFGYAVFGKVVDGMDVVYTIEQQATTKVAGFDDVPKEPIVIQQVTVID from the coding sequence ATGGAAACATCCCTGGGCGAAATCATCCTTGAGTTGGATGTTGAAAAAGCCCCTATTACCGTCGAAAACTTTATCGCCTATGCGCGGGCAGGTCATTATGACGGCACGATTTTCCATCGCGTCATCAAGAATTTCATGGTCCAGGGCGGGGGGCTCACCCCCGACATGCAGGAAAAACCGACCCGTGCGCCAATTGTGAACGAAGCCCAGAACAAGCTCAAGAATAAAACCGGCACCATCGCCATGGCGCGCACCCAGGAGGTGAACAGCGCCACCGCCCAGTTTTTCATCAACACCGAAGACAACAAGTTTCTTGACAATGCCGGCACCGACCCGGACAACTTCGGCTATGCCGTCTTTGGCAAGGTGGTCGATGGCATGGATGTGGTCTATACCATCGAACAGCAGGCGACTACCAAGGTAGCCGGCTTCGACGATGTCCCCAAAGAACCGATCGTCATTCAGCAGGTGACTGTGATCGATTGA
- a CDS encoding YitT family protein has product MSPKKSLITYSLFWNCGLILIGSFIQAIGFKALGEPQGFVPGGLFGVSTLIQYKTGFANTGLIYLLFNIPMFVLGYIFISKRFLGYSFLSMLTLSLSFMVIDFQINLTDQLYAAVTFGVIIGAGAGMVLRSLGSNGGLDVVGVILNQRFNLGLGKFYFFFNCALFTFSFATLDNDLVIASMIAVFITSVTVDYCLSLFNQRKLALIISEKPQEIADQVMSHMKIGATFLPAVGAYHRKEKTVLMVVINNIQLKRLEEIVFTSDPYSMFIVENTFNVLGSTFSKRKIY; this is encoded by the coding sequence ATGTCGCCTAAGAAATCACTGATTACCTATTCTCTCTTCTGGAACTGCGGCCTCATCCTGATCGGTTCCTTCATTCAGGCCATCGGCTTCAAAGCGCTGGGGGAACCGCAGGGCTTTGTCCCTGGCGGGCTGTTCGGCGTTTCCACCCTGATTCAGTACAAGACCGGTTTTGCCAATACCGGCCTCATCTATTTGCTGTTCAACATCCCCATGTTTGTTCTGGGGTATATCTTTATCTCGAAGCGCTTTCTCGGCTACAGCTTTCTGTCCATGCTCACCCTGTCCCTGTCTTTCATGGTGATCGATTTTCAGATCAACCTGACTGACCAACTCTATGCCGCCGTGACCTTCGGCGTCATCATCGGGGCAGGGGCCGGCATGGTCCTGCGTTCCCTGGGTTCGAACGGCGGTCTTGACGTGGTGGGGGTCATTCTCAACCAGCGATTCAACCTCGGTCTGGGCAAGTTCTATTTCTTCTTCAACTGCGCCCTTTTCACCTTCAGCTTCGCCACTTTGGACAACGATCTGGTCATCGCCTCGATGATCGCCGTCTTCATCACCTCGGTGACCGTCGACTACTGCCTGTCTCTCTTCAACCAGCGCAAGCTGGCCCTGATCATTTCGGAAAAGCCCCAGGAGATCGCTGACCAGGTCATGTCGCACATGAAGATCGGGGCGACCTTCCTGCCCGCCGTCGGCGCCTATCATCGCAAGGAAAAAACCGTGCTGATGGTGGTCATCAACAATATCCAGCTCAAACGGCTGGAGGAGATCGTCTTCACCAGCGATCCCTACTCCATGTTTATCGTGGAGAACACCTTCAACGTGCTCGGCTCGACCTTTTCCAAACGCAAGATTTACTAG